The following proteins come from a genomic window of Pirellulales bacterium:
- a CDS encoding RNA polymerase sigma factor, translating to MNEPSDIDDLARSLLGDGEAYGRLVARYQVPIARRMRAFARQPQLIEELVQEVFVEAYYSLGRYRGDGDFGAWLSRIATRVGYRYWRRRDCSRETGYQTDWWRGIPDAPIEELGPSRAAELVCTLLDQLPPRDRLVLQLLHVDGHGIAEAARLSGWSQTRVRVQAFRARAKLRTLLAKSGVRSLAEAAEIELHATTDKRPADVHVLPENSEVNSE from the coding sequence TTGAACGAGCCATCAGACATAGACGATCTGGCCCGCAGCCTGCTCGGAGACGGGGAGGCATACGGTCGTCTTGTCGCCCGATATCAGGTTCCGATTGCCCGGCGGATGCGCGCTTTCGCGCGACAACCTCAGCTGATCGAGGAGTTGGTGCAAGAGGTGTTTGTCGAAGCCTACTACAGCCTGGGGCGGTATCGCGGGGACGGCGACTTCGGCGCGTGGTTGAGCCGCATCGCAACTCGCGTCGGCTATCGATATTGGAGGCGGCGCGATTGTTCCCGGGAGACGGGATACCAGACGGACTGGTGGCGCGGAATTCCAGACGCTCCTATCGAAGAACTTGGACCCTCACGTGCCGCCGAGTTGGTGTGCACGCTGTTGGATCAATTGCCGCCACGCGACCGACTGGTGCTGCAACTGCTGCACGTCGATGGACATGGCATCGCCGAAGCGGCACGGCTTTCCGGGTGGTCCCAAACGAGAGTCCGGGTACAAGCGTTTCGCGCGCGGGCCAAGCTGCGCACCTTGCTGGCAAAGTCAGGCGTGCGGAGCCTGGCCGAAGCCGCGGAGATTGAGCTGCATGCGACAACGGACAAACGGCCGGCGGATGTCCACGTTCTGCCAGAGAACAGCGAGGTGAACAGTGAATGA
- a CDS encoding redoxin domain-containing protein, producing the protein MFIRDRLPSLPLLILGVALLAQPLPGRTAEIGAEIKAFALPDMHGRERSLSEFADNQLVVVAFLGTECPLARLYAPRLQEICDEYQARGVAFIGVDSNQQDSLTEISAFAEHYGVKFPLLKDRDQSVADQLGVERNPHVVVLDKNRVIRYSGRVDDQYGLGSSSGYARTKVNRRDLATALDELLSGKEVSERNVKALGCLIHRTTKKAPQGDITFTKHIAALLQTRCVQCHRANEIGPMALTDYDEVVGWADMIREVVSENRMPPWPANPEFGHFANDARLTDEEKQLLFAWVDNGCPHGDPKDLPAPREWTDGWQIPQPDQVVRMGTSFDVPAEGVIPYQYFVVDPNWTEDKWIRAAEARAGNRSVVHHIIVFVIPGGASSMLNTLVDKDGHVNTEMIERLRTARESGARANGSRSETAGSRREGRGGLGAGLAGLEGRGGGLTAYVPGHVPSVYPAGVATFVPKGSKLIFQMHYTANGKAQQDQSYVGVVFADPATVSQRVHGGAVGNRDLTIPPNLNDYVVTGERKLPSEQWLYTMSPHMHVRGKSFRYVAHYPDGTSEVLLDVPHYDFNWQLQYNLAKPKLLPAGTKLVCTAHYDNSNDNLANPNPNDTVHWGPQTWDEMMLGFYSTVSAADDAHSESPSAKQAEPAGEGEE; encoded by the coding sequence ATGTTTATCCGCGATCGTCTGCCCTCACTGCCGTTGTTGATTCTCGGCGTTGCTCTACTGGCACAGCCTCTGCCCGGCAGAACGGCCGAGATCGGTGCCGAAATAAAAGCGTTTGCTCTGCCCGACATGCATGGGCGCGAACGTTCGTTGTCCGAATTCGCTGACAATCAGCTCGTGGTCGTGGCATTTCTTGGTACCGAGTGTCCGCTGGCGCGCTTGTACGCTCCTCGCTTGCAAGAAATCTGCGATGAGTATCAGGCGCGTGGTGTGGCCTTTATCGGTGTCGATTCCAATCAGCAGGATTCGCTCACTGAGATATCAGCTTTCGCGGAACACTACGGTGTAAAGTTCCCTTTACTGAAGGACCGCGACCAGTCAGTCGCCGACCAATTAGGAGTTGAGCGCAACCCACATGTGGTTGTCTTAGATAAGAATCGCGTGATCCGCTATTCAGGCCGGGTCGACGATCAATACGGCCTCGGTTCGAGTTCTGGTTATGCACGCACCAAGGTCAATCGTCGTGATCTGGCGACGGCACTTGATGAGCTACTTTCCGGGAAAGAAGTGTCGGAGCGAAACGTCAAGGCGCTTGGGTGCCTAATTCACAGAACCACGAAGAAGGCCCCTCAGGGAGACATCACCTTCACGAAGCATATTGCTGCCCTGCTGCAAACTCGTTGTGTTCAATGCCACCGAGCGAATGAGATCGGTCCCATGGCGCTGACGGACTATGACGAGGTCGTCGGCTGGGCGGACATGATTCGCGAAGTGGTATCGGAGAACCGGATGCCGCCATGGCCCGCGAACCCGGAGTTCGGCCATTTTGCCAATGATGCCCGCCTGACTGACGAGGAAAAGCAACTCCTCTTCGCATGGGTGGATAACGGTTGTCCGCATGGGGACCCGAAAGACCTTCCCGCCCCGCGGGAATGGACGGACGGTTGGCAGATTCCCCAGCCAGATCAGGTCGTTCGCATGGGCACGTCGTTCGACGTACCAGCCGAAGGCGTCATCCCTTATCAGTATTTCGTCGTTGATCCCAATTGGACCGAGGATAAATGGATCCGCGCAGCTGAAGCGAGGGCGGGTAACCGAAGCGTTGTCCATCACATCATCGTATTCGTGATCCCGGGCGGCGCGTCAAGCATGCTGAATACCCTCGTCGACAAGGATGGGCACGTAAATACCGAAATGATTGAGCGCTTGCGTACCGCAAGAGAATCCGGCGCTCGAGCGAACGGATCGCGATCCGAAACAGCGGGGTCGCGGCGAGAAGGGCGCGGCGGCCTTGGTGCCGGCCTCGCCGGACTAGAAGGGCGAGGCGGAGGACTTACTGCATATGTGCCCGGGCACGTTCCGTCTGTTTATCCGGCCGGCGTGGCCACCTTCGTCCCGAAGGGATCGAAGCTGATCTTCCAAATGCACTACACAGCCAATGGTAAAGCTCAACAGGACCAGAGTTATGTGGGCGTCGTGTTCGCGGATCCAGCGACGGTTTCCCAGCGGGTGCATGGTGGCGCCGTCGGAAATCGTGATCTGACCATTCCTCCGAATCTGAACGATTACGTCGTCACTGGTGAGCGAAAACTCCCATCTGAGCAATGGCTCTATACCATGTCACCGCACATGCACGTGCGGGGCAAGTCGTTTCGATACGTGGCGCACTACCCGGACGGAACATCGGAAGTTTTACTGGATGTTCCGCACTACGATTTCAACTGGCAATTGCAATACAACCTCGCAAAACCAAAACTGCTGCCTGCAGGTACAAAGCTCGTCTGCACTGCACACTACGACAACTCGAACGACAATCTAGCAAACCCCAACCCCAACGATACGGTGCACTGGGGACCGCAGACCTGGGATGAGATGATGCTCGGCTTCTACAGTACGGTCTCGGCTGCGGACGATGCCCACTCGGAAAGCCCGTCGGCGAAACAGGCTGAACCGGCAGGAGAAGGGGAAGAATAG
- a CDS encoding alkyl sulfatase dimerization domain-containing protein: MERKHKRFGLLEVLFVLTLVACSTVLAVGQESRATYGDLLREANSQTEALKVNEAIYQATGFGNTFMVVTPGGNVIIDTSSVTNAVRHKQLLSKVSDGPIRYIVLTHGHGDHIGGIGQWKQTDTKIVAQRHFIEFRDYQRRLAGYFARSNAGQFGRDIGNVNVLARTPARGIELPLIEPDILFDEEHAFELGGIRFELLHTPGENYEELTVWIPQYKAAFVGDNIYESFPNIYTLRGTKPRWALDYVASLDKVLSLEPEILLPSHGLPTHGKDKVAARLKRYRDAIQYVHDATVAGMNEGKDVFTLMREIKLPADLELGEGYGQVSWSVRGIYEGYVGWFDQNPASMYEQAPTAANEELVKLGGGANAVVDRARAVLKAGQAAMTLRLCDAALAADPNHRAALELQREALTQLQSRARNIIEHGWLASSLQRVEKRLQAIRD; the protein is encoded by the coding sequence ATGGAAAGAAAGCACAAACGATTTGGTCTGCTTGAAGTATTGTTTGTTCTCACACTCGTCGCTTGTAGCACCGTCCTGGCTGTCGGCCAGGAAAGCCGGGCGACCTACGGTGATCTGCTCCGCGAGGCCAACTCCCAGACCGAAGCACTCAAGGTGAACGAAGCCATTTACCAGGCGACCGGCTTCGGCAACACGTTTATGGTGGTCACGCCGGGAGGCAATGTGATCATCGATACCTCATCAGTCACAAACGCAGTCCGTCACAAACAGTTGCTCAGCAAGGTCAGCGATGGTCCGATCCGATATATCGTGTTGACGCACGGCCACGGCGACCACATCGGGGGCATTGGTCAGTGGAAACAGACCGACACGAAGATCGTCGCACAGCGGCACTTCATCGAGTTCCGCGATTATCAGCGGCGATTGGCCGGTTACTTTGCCCGATCCAATGCCGGTCAATTTGGCCGCGACATCGGGAACGTGAATGTGTTGGCCCGTACTCCAGCCCGCGGCATCGAATTGCCGCTTATCGAGCCAGATATTCTCTTTGATGAAGAACACGCATTTGAATTAGGTGGCATCCGCTTCGAGTTGCTCCACACGCCGGGCGAGAATTACGAAGAGCTCACCGTCTGGATCCCGCAGTACAAAGCCGCCTTTGTCGGCGATAATATCTACGAGTCATTCCCGAACATCTATACGCTGCGCGGCACTAAGCCACGCTGGGCGCTAGACTATGTCGCGTCGCTGGACAAGGTCCTTTCTCTGGAGCCTGAAATCCTCTTGCCAAGTCACGGCCTGCCGACGCACGGCAAGGACAAAGTGGCCGCTCGGCTGAAGCGCTACCGAGATGCGATCCAATATGTCCACGACGCGACGGTTGCAGGCATGAATGAGGGCAAGGATGTCTTCACGCTTATGCGTGAAATCAAGCTGCCTGCTGATTTGGAGCTTGGAGAAGGCTATGGCCAAGTGTCCTGGTCGGTGCGCGGCATCTATGAAGGATACGTCGGTTGGTTCGATCAGAATCCCGCATCAATGTATGAGCAGGCACCGACTGCTGCCAATGAAGAGCTTGTCAAACTCGGCGGCGGCGCGAATGCGGTCGTCGATCGCGCTCGCGCAGTGCTCAAGGCGGGTCAGGCTGCAATGACTCTTCGGCTCTGCGACGCGGCGCTGGCCGCCGATCCCAACCATCGCGCGGCGCTTGAACTGCAACGAGAAGCGTTGACTCAACTCCAAAGCCGCGCACGCAATATCATCGAACACGGCTGGCTGGCGTCGTCGTTGCAGCGAGTGGAAAAGAGGTTGCAAGCGATTCGCGATTAG
- a CDS encoding NHL repeat-containing protein — translation MRARTILGTSVRGAFATSVAMLVFLAAGTVAHAAPLALYVTDGDVIHGFNATTGAPLPGFADIALLGATGLAVGPDSNLYAANTIPSQVFRYDAATGTQIGAAPFVSFNGQNDGHDVQNPQGMRFGPGGNLYIADETDSNVHVYGPAGNSLTTFTGPSVTQPTDVTFDAAGNLYAASGGGVAILHPGDAAFSDFVTAFSGPGVPPLNNPGSLAIGPDGRLYVLDISASSTEVVAYATNTGPNPAGTVFVSFTGPDLGLFQPADLAFGPDGKLYVSGLDFNTSFGEVLRFTAAGAADGVFETGLVNPTFLAFSTPEPASMVLFAVGIPMLLVAASRRRRRA, via the coding sequence ATGCGCGCCAGAACAATCCTTGGTACTTCTGTTCGCGGAGCATTTGCGACCTCAGTGGCGATGCTCGTGTTCCTTGCCGCTGGTACGGTCGCGCATGCCGCGCCGTTGGCCTTGTACGTGACTGACGGCGACGTCATACACGGCTTCAATGCTACGACGGGGGCGCCGTTACCAGGATTCGCCGATATTGCACTCTTGGGCGCGACAGGATTGGCTGTTGGTCCCGACAGTAATCTCTACGCTGCCAATACCATCCCGTCGCAAGTGTTCCGCTATGATGCAGCAACGGGCACACAGATCGGCGCAGCTCCATTCGTGAGCTTCAACGGCCAAAACGACGGACACGACGTGCAGAATCCGCAGGGCATGCGCTTTGGCCCCGGCGGTAATCTCTACATCGCCGACGAGACCGACAGCAATGTGCATGTCTATGGCCCGGCAGGTAACTCCCTCACGACGTTTACGGGCCCCTCGGTTACCCAACCCACGGATGTGACTTTCGACGCCGCAGGCAATCTCTATGCTGCCAGTGGCGGAGGGGTCGCGATTCTTCATCCAGGAGACGCGGCGTTCAGCGATTTTGTAACTGCCTTCTCTGGACCGGGTGTCCCGCCACTGAACAATCCGGGATCGTTGGCAATCGGCCCCGACGGCCGGCTCTATGTGCTCGACATTTCGGCGTCTAGCACTGAGGTCGTCGCCTATGCTACGAACACCGGCCCCAACCCAGCCGGAACGGTCTTCGTTTCGTTCACGGGACCTGATTTGGGGCTTTTCCAGCCTGCAGATCTTGCATTTGGTCCCGACGGCAAGCTCTATGTCAGCGGGTTGGATTTCAATACGAGCTTCGGCGAAGTGCTGCGATTTACGGCTGCCGGCGCCGCGGACGGAGTCTTCGAGACCGGACTCGTCAATCCCACATTTCTGGCCTTCAGCACTCCTGAACCAGCGTCAATGGTATTGTTCGCGGTTGGAATTCCGATGTTGCTGGTTGCGGCAAGTCGCCGGCGCCGGCGCGCGTAA